The Anaerolineae bacterium DNA segment CCATCAAGCGCTTCATGGGCCGGCGCTTCGAGGAAGTCGAGGAAGAGCGCAAACGCGTGCCGTATAAGGTGGTGAAGGGGCCTGCCGGCGATGCTCGCGTCTACATCCCGGTCATGGGCCGGGAATACACGCCCCAGGAAATCTCGGCCATGATCCTGCAGAAGCTCAAGCGCGATGCCGAGGCCTACCTGGGCGAACCGGTGACGAAAGCCGTTATCACCGTGCCGGCCTATTTCAACGACTCGCAGCGTCAGGCTACCAAGGACGCC contains these protein-coding regions:
- a CDS encoding Hsp70 family protein, whose translation is MGKIVGIDLGTTNSVIAVLEGGEPVVIPNAEGSRTTPSVVAFTKTGERLVGAPAKRQAIVNPENTVFSIKRFMGRRFEEVEEERKRVPYKVVKGPAGDARVYIPVMGREYTPQEISAMILQKLKRDAEAYLGEPVTKAVITVPAYFNDSQRQATKDA